In one Dermatophagoides farinae isolate YC_2012a chromosome 4, ASM2471394v1, whole genome shotgun sequence genomic region, the following are encoded:
- the grh gene encoding grainy head isoform X11: MPDAAKSIATSTGSVVTTMLNINGSSADIVQHLGGHHSHNNNNNNNHHHHHHHLYHNNNHHHMNNNNNNHHHQTNGSSTTSITSTTTPVSAITVPASATVQSLYDFYKIPVVVDGIGGVGGGGGGVGKTAGITLITSDGKNITDAAALQEMVWSAVPVSAVSTTDGVLQNATIVTTSGSLAATSAVTSSSSSSSSPSSTSTITTTTNNNQHNDDDHRQQQQQQELSSLNGHNNNNNIQSPQSSPLIVKLEQAKNHLIVTAAGNSLSSDNSGLVVNQNGTVTIAGSGGQQQESQPTTTNNNGQSQTIIVTTTPSQQHSQQQLQNGQQRTTASVLHGTELVHIKTEPTSTTGTILQQTNDNSVVHIKPESTTASTATTTVLQHVNEVVHIKNEPLDTLPPLSSPGQMVDVISANNVDHSRELEPSPPATVISLAPAQPYPPNNNNNNNNNATPTQLTFATSAYDLSGNGQYALQVNANTALAPQYAVTPTATAAARTTNGGTVYLTTDYITYREYYPTNANGIQPQQQPQQIIVTTNPAATAMTAGTATNTGDQQYNTVRQQLVTQQIPQVTIAGNNNYQTTANMVGETETSFLDRYLRQQQQQPVTTQATTTTSMVSNNNNGVGVTQQQPGTIAIQSLQPTTATTSTTNDSGIGDTTTATPRQETTTTTIPQQIFEYTGLTAAQQTPTLLPVVTAAAATDLTSVAVVATPTVSSSSSAPSSVTSPTSIGSVANVTTPTAAGTPAAVTKSASRRSWHEYGRNSDIDKIQIPKLFSDIGFKYFLESPISTSQRREDDRVTYINKGQFYGITMEYINDPDKPLKNGTVKSIVMLVFREEKTQDEEVKAWQFWHSRQHSVKQRILDADTKNSSGIVGPIEEVAHNAIAFYWNPLEGQAKVNIAVQCLSTDFSNQKGVKGLPLHLQVDTFDDIREGSTPVHRGYCQIKVFCDKGAERKTRDEERRAAKRKMNATGNIVSDGRKKIEEMYHPTCDRSEFYSMSDLMKPPVLFTPSEDIDKVITTGDINFYGHTSTDIGYDTDSGALPSISTNIPLTTLHPCERTDQSLVCDMPIACPPKKIKLERYPSLNDRVLLYAKQENEEVFHPLHLVPPTLVGLAWAIENKYKLEAKNIRNIYKRCKKGITVQMDDDMVKHYSHEDTVLLEVHQIDAETHDITLVEYDTC, translated from the exons GTTCGGTGGTAACCACAATGCTCAACATAAACGGCTCATCAGCCGATATTGTACAACATCTTGGTGGCCATCAttcacataataataataataataataatcatcatcatcatcatcatcatctttatcataataataatcatcatcatatgaataataataataataatcatcatcatcaaacaaatggatcatcaacaacatcaataacatcaacaacgacacCTGTATCGGCAATTACAGTACCTGCGTCAGCCACCGTACAATCATTATATGATTTTTATAAAATacccgttgttgttgatggtattggaggtgttggtggtggtggtggtggtgttggtaaAACAGCCGGTATTACATTGATTACATCCGATGGTAAAAATATAACCGATGCAGCAGCCCTACAAGAAATGGTTTGGAG TGCTGTACCTGTATCAGCAGTTAGTACGACCGACGGTGTATTACAGAATGCAACTATTGTAACAACAAGTGGTTCATTAGCTGCTACTTCTGCtgtcacatcatcatcatcatcatcgtcttcgccatcatcaacatcgacgataacaacgacaacgaataataatcaacataacgatgatgatcatcgacaacaacaacaacaacaagaattaaGTTCATTGAATggacataataataataataatattcaatcaccacaatcatcaccTTTGATTGTTAAACTTGAACAAGCAAAAAATCATCTAATTGTTACAGCAGCCGGAAATAGTCTAAGTAGTGATAATAGTGGTTTAGTGGTTAATCAAAATGGTACGGTTACCATAGCCGGCAGTGGtggccaacaacaagaatcgcaaccaaccacaacaaataataatggtcaatCACAAACTATTATTGTAACTACAACGCCAAGTCAACAACATTCACAGCAACAGCTTCAAAACGGACAACAACGAACGACAGCATCAGTATTACATGGAACGGAACTAGTTCATATAAAAACGGAACCAACATCGACAACCGGAACGATattacaacaaacaaatgataatagtgTTGTGCATATAAAACctgaatcaacaacagcatcaacagcaacaacaacagtattACAACATGTAAATGAAGTTGTGCatataaaaaatgaaccatTAGATACattaccaccattatcatcaccaggACAAATGGTTGATGTAATATCGGCaaataatgttgatcatAGCCGTGAATTGGAGCCATCACCACCGGCCACCGTAATATCATTAGCACCGGCACAACCTTATccaccaaataataataataataataataacaatgctACACCAACACAATTAACATTTGCAACATCAGCATATGATCTATCCGGTAATGGACAGTATGCATTACAG GTGAATGCCAATACGGCTTTAGCACCTCAATATGCAGTCACACCAACGGCAACAGCTGCCGCACGTACAACAAATGGTGGAACCGTTTATCTTACCACTGATTATATTACATATCGTGAATATTATCCAACCAATGCTAATGGAATTCAacctcaacaacaaccacagcAGATTATCGTTACAACGAATCCGGCTGCAACTGCAATGACCGCTGGTACTGCCACTAATACAGGCGATCAACAATATAATACGGTTAGACAACAGTTAGTCACTCAACAAATACCGCAAGTAACAATAGCcggaaataataattatcaaacaaCGGCTAATATGGTTGGTGAAACGGAAACATCGTTTTTGGATCGATATCtgcgacaacaacagcagcaaccaGTAACAACAcaggcaacaacaacaacatcgatggtcagtaataataacaatggtgTTGGCGttacacaacaacagcccGGTACAATTGCTATACAATCATTACAAccaacaacagcgacaacatcaacaacaaatg ATAGCGGAATTGGAGATACGACAACAGCAACGCCTAGACAAgagacgacgacaacaacaattccaCAA cAGATATTCGAATATACTGGTCTAACAGCCGCTCAGCAGACGCCAACATTATTACCGGTTGTTACAGCAGCTGCTGCAACTGATTTAACATCCGTTGCTGTGGTAGCTACACCAAccgtttcatcatcatcatccgcaCCATCATCGGTTACATCACCAACATCGATTGGTTCAGTGGCAAATGTAACAACACCCACCGCTGCAGGAACGCCAGCAGCCGTAACCAAATCAGCAAGTCGTCGATCATGGCATGAATATGGCCGAAATTCAGATATCGATAAAATACAGATACCTAAATT ATTTTCTGATATTggtttcaaatattttcttgAATCACCAATATCGACCAGTCAACGACGTGAAGATGATCGTGTTACCTATATAAACAAAGGACAATTTTATGGTATTACAATGGAATATATTAATGATCCAGATAAACCATTGAAAAATGGAACGGTTAAA TCAATTGTTATGTTAGTGTTTCGTGAGGAAAAAACCCAAGACGAAGAGGTGAAAGCATGGCAATTTTGGCATAGTCGTCAACATAGTGTTAAACAACGTATATTAGATGCTGATACGAAAAATTCATCCGGTATTGTTGGTCCAATCGAAGAAGTGGCACATAATGCCATTGCATTCTATTGGAATCCATTGGAAGGACAAGCTAAAGTGAATATTGCCGTACAATGTTTAAGTACGGATTTTAGTAATCAAAAAGGAGTCAAA GGTCTTCCCTTACATCTACAAGTAGatacatttgatgatattcgTGAAGGAAGTACACCGGTTCATCGTGGCTATTGTCAGATTAAAGTTTTTTGTGATAAG GGAGCTGAAAGAAAAACACGTGATGAAGAACGACGTGCAGCTAAACGTAAAATGAATGCAACTGGAA ATATTGTTTCAGATGGACGTaagaaaattgaagaaatgtATCATCCAACATGTGATCGTtcagaattttattcaatgagCGACCTGATGAAACCACCGGTTCTATTCACACCAAGTGAAGATATTGACAAAGTA ATAACAACTGGAgatattaatttttatgGCCATACAAGCACCGATATTGGATATGATACTGATTCTGGTGCCCTGCCATCGATCAGTACAAATATTCCATTAACCACTTTACATCCTTG TGAACGAACCGATCAATCATTAGTATGTGATATGCCGATTGCCTGTCCACCTAAAAAGATTAAATTGGAACGTTATCCCAGTCTTAATGATCGAG TTTTGCTATATGCTAAACAAGAAAACGAAGAGGTATTTCATCCACTTCATCTAGTACCACCAACATTGGTCGGCCTTGCATGGGCG attgaaaataaatataaattagaAGCGAAAAATATTCGTAATATTTATAAACGTTGTAAAAAAGG aaTCACTGTacaaatggatgatgatatggttAAACATTATTCACATGAAGATACTGTACTATTGGAAGTACATCAAATTGATGCCGAAACACATGATATAACACTTGTCGAATATGATAcctgttga
- the grh gene encoding grainy head isoform X1: protein MPDAAKSIATSTGSVVTTMLNINGSSADIVQHLGGHHSHNNNNNNNHHHHHHHLYHNNNHHHMNNNNNNHHHQTNGSSTTSITSTTTPVSAITVPASATVQSLYDFYKIPVVVDGIGGVGGGGGGVGKTAGITLITSDGKNITDAAALQEMVWSAVPVSAVSTTDGVLQNATIVTTSGSLAATSAVTSSSSSSSSPSSTSTITTTTNNNQHNDDDHRQQQQQQELSSLNGHNNNNNIQSPQSSPLIVKLEQAKNHLIVTAAGNSLSSDNSGLVVNQNGTVTIAGSGGQQQESQPTTTNNNGQSQTIIVTTTPSQQHSQQQLQNGQQRTTASVLHGTELVHIKTEPTSTTGTILQQTNDNSVVHIKPESTTASTATTTVLQHVNEVVHIKNEPLDTLPPLSSPGQMVDVISANNVDHSRELEPSPPATVISLAPAQPYPPNNNNNNNNNATPTQLTFATSAYDLSGNGQYALQVNANTALAPQYAVTPTATAAARTTNGGTVYLTTDYITYREYYPTNANGIQPQQQPQQIIVTTNPAATAMTAGTATNTGDQQYNTVRQQLVTQQIPQVTIAGNNNYQTTANMVGETETSFLDRYLRQQQQQPVTTQATTTTSMVSNNNNGVGVTQQQPGTIAIQSLQPTTATTSTTNGVVNGYKSNTTAIHSCLTVDLPSPDSGIGDTTTATPRQETTTTTIPQQIFEYTGLTAAQQTPTLLPVVTAAAATDLTSVAVVATPTVSSSSSAPSSVTSPTSIGSVANVTTPTAAGTPAAVTKSASRRSWHEYGRNSDIDKIQIPKLFSDIGFKYFLESPISTSQRREDDRVTYINKGQFYGITMEYINDPDKPLKNGTVKSIVMLVFREEKTQDEEVKAWQFWHSRQHSVKQRILDADTKNSSGIVGPIEEVAHNAIAFYWNPLEGQAKVNIAVQCLSTDFSNQKGVKGLPLHLQVDTFDDIREGSTPVHRGYCQIKVFCDKGAERKTRDEERRAAKRKMNATGNIVSDGRKKIEEMYHPTCDRSEFYSMSDLMKPPVLFTPSEDIDKVITTGDINFYGHTSTDIGYDTDSGALPSISTNIPLTTLHPCERTDQSLVCDMPIACPPKKIKLERYPSLNDRVLLYAKQENEEVFHPLHLVPPTLVGLAWAIENKYKLEAKNIRNIYKRCKKGITVQMDDDMVKHYSHEDTVLLEVHQIDAETHDITLVEYDTC from the exons GTTCGGTGGTAACCACAATGCTCAACATAAACGGCTCATCAGCCGATATTGTACAACATCTTGGTGGCCATCAttcacataataataataataataataatcatcatcatcatcatcatcatctttatcataataataatcatcatcatatgaataataataataataatcatcatcatcaaacaaatggatcatcaacaacatcaataacatcaacaacgacacCTGTATCGGCAATTACAGTACCTGCGTCAGCCACCGTACAATCATTATATGATTTTTATAAAATacccgttgttgttgatggtattggaggtgttggtggtggtggtggtggtgttggtaaAACAGCCGGTATTACATTGATTACATCCGATGGTAAAAATATAACCGATGCAGCAGCCCTACAAGAAATGGTTTGGAG TGCTGTACCTGTATCAGCAGTTAGTACGACCGACGGTGTATTACAGAATGCAACTATTGTAACAACAAGTGGTTCATTAGCTGCTACTTCTGCtgtcacatcatcatcatcatcatcgtcttcgccatcatcaacatcgacgataacaacgacaacgaataataatcaacataacgatgatgatcatcgacaacaacaacaacaacaagaattaaGTTCATTGAATggacataataataataataatattcaatcaccacaatcatcaccTTTGATTGTTAAACTTGAACAAGCAAAAAATCATCTAATTGTTACAGCAGCCGGAAATAGTCTAAGTAGTGATAATAGTGGTTTAGTGGTTAATCAAAATGGTACGGTTACCATAGCCGGCAGTGGtggccaacaacaagaatcgcaaccaaccacaacaaataataatggtcaatCACAAACTATTATTGTAACTACAACGCCAAGTCAACAACATTCACAGCAACAGCTTCAAAACGGACAACAACGAACGACAGCATCAGTATTACATGGAACGGAACTAGTTCATATAAAAACGGAACCAACATCGACAACCGGAACGATattacaacaaacaaatgataatagtgTTGTGCATATAAAACctgaatcaacaacagcatcaacagcaacaacaacagtattACAACATGTAAATGAAGTTGTGCatataaaaaatgaaccatTAGATACattaccaccattatcatcaccaggACAAATGGTTGATGTAATATCGGCaaataatgttgatcatAGCCGTGAATTGGAGCCATCACCACCGGCCACCGTAATATCATTAGCACCGGCACAACCTTATccaccaaataataataataataataataacaatgctACACCAACACAATTAACATTTGCAACATCAGCATATGATCTATCCGGTAATGGACAGTATGCATTACAG GTGAATGCCAATACGGCTTTAGCACCTCAATATGCAGTCACACCAACGGCAACAGCTGCCGCACGTACAACAAATGGTGGAACCGTTTATCTTACCACTGATTATATTACATATCGTGAATATTATCCAACCAATGCTAATGGAATTCAacctcaacaacaaccacagcAGATTATCGTTACAACGAATCCGGCTGCAACTGCAATGACCGCTGGTACTGCCACTAATACAGGCGATCAACAATATAATACGGTTAGACAACAGTTAGTCACTCAACAAATACCGCAAGTAACAATAGCcggaaataataattatcaaacaaCGGCTAATATGGTTGGTGAAACGGAAACATCGTTTTTGGATCGATATCtgcgacaacaacagcagcaaccaGTAACAACAcaggcaacaacaacaacatcgatggtcagtaataataacaatggtgTTGGCGttacacaacaacagcccGGTACAATTGCTATACAATCATTACAAccaacaacagcgacaacatcaacaacaaatggtgTGGTGAATGGCTATAAATCTAATACAACAGCAATACATAGTTGTTTAACTGTTGATTTGCCATCCCCAGATAGCGGAATTGGAGATACGACAACAGCAACGCCTAGACAAgagacgacgacaacaacaattccaCAA cAGATATTCGAATATACTGGTCTAACAGCCGCTCAGCAGACGCCAACATTATTACCGGTTGTTACAGCAGCTGCTGCAACTGATTTAACATCCGTTGCTGTGGTAGCTACACCAAccgtttcatcatcatcatccgcaCCATCATCGGTTACATCACCAACATCGATTGGTTCAGTGGCAAATGTAACAACACCCACCGCTGCAGGAACGCCAGCAGCCGTAACCAAATCAGCAAGTCGTCGATCATGGCATGAATATGGCCGAAATTCAGATATCGATAAAATACAGATACCTAAATT ATTTTCTGATATTggtttcaaatattttcttgAATCACCAATATCGACCAGTCAACGACGTGAAGATGATCGTGTTACCTATATAAACAAAGGACAATTTTATGGTATTACAATGGAATATATTAATGATCCAGATAAACCATTGAAAAATGGAACGGTTAAA TCAATTGTTATGTTAGTGTTTCGTGAGGAAAAAACCCAAGACGAAGAGGTGAAAGCATGGCAATTTTGGCATAGTCGTCAACATAGTGTTAAACAACGTATATTAGATGCTGATACGAAAAATTCATCCGGTATTGTTGGTCCAATCGAAGAAGTGGCACATAATGCCATTGCATTCTATTGGAATCCATTGGAAGGACAAGCTAAAGTGAATATTGCCGTACAATGTTTAAGTACGGATTTTAGTAATCAAAAAGGAGTCAAA GGTCTTCCCTTACATCTACAAGTAGatacatttgatgatattcgTGAAGGAAGTACACCGGTTCATCGTGGCTATTGTCAGATTAAAGTTTTTTGTGATAAG GGAGCTGAAAGAAAAACACGTGATGAAGAACGACGTGCAGCTAAACGTAAAATGAATGCAACTGGAA ATATTGTTTCAGATGGACGTaagaaaattgaagaaatgtATCATCCAACATGTGATCGTtcagaattttattcaatgagCGACCTGATGAAACCACCGGTTCTATTCACACCAAGTGAAGATATTGACAAAGTA ATAACAACTGGAgatattaatttttatgGCCATACAAGCACCGATATTGGATATGATACTGATTCTGGTGCCCTGCCATCGATCAGTACAAATATTCCATTAACCACTTTACATCCTTG TGAACGAACCGATCAATCATTAGTATGTGATATGCCGATTGCCTGTCCACCTAAAAAGATTAAATTGGAACGTTATCCCAGTCTTAATGATCGAG TTTTGCTATATGCTAAACAAGAAAACGAAGAGGTATTTCATCCACTTCATCTAGTACCACCAACATTGGTCGGCCTTGCATGGGCG attgaaaataaatataaattagaAGCGAAAAATATTCGTAATATTTATAAACGTTGTAAAAAAGG aaTCACTGTacaaatggatgatgatatggttAAACATTATTCACATGAAGATACTGTACTATTGGAAGTACATCAAATTGATGCCGAAACACATGATATAACACTTGTCGAATATGATAcctgttga
- the grh gene encoding grainy head isoform X2 gives MPDAAKSIATSTGSVVTTMLNINGSSADIVQHLGGHHSHNNNNNNNHHHHHHHLYHNNNHHHMNNNNNNHHHQTNGSSTTSITSTTTPVSAITVPASATVQSLYDFYKIPVVVDGIGGVGGGGGGVGKTAGITLITSDGKNITDAAALQEMVWSAVPVSAVSTTDGVLQNATIVTTSGSLAATSAVTSSSSSSSSPSSTSTITTTTNNNQHNDDDHRQQQQQQELSSLNGHNNNNNIQSPQSSPLIVKLEQAKNHLIVTAAGNSLSSDNSGLVVNQNGTVTIAGSGGQQQESQPTTTNNNGQSQTIIVTTTPSQQHSQQQLQNGQQRTTASVLHGTELVHIKTEPTSTTGTILQQTNDNSVVHIKPESTTASTATTTVLQHVNEVVHIKNEPLDTLPPLSSPGQMVDVISANNVDHSRELEPSPPATVISLAPAQPYPPNNNNNNNNNATPTQLTFATSAYDLSGNGQYALQVNANTALAPQYAVTPTATAAARTTNGGTVYLTTDYITYREYYPTNANGIQPQQQPQQIIVTTNPAATAMTAGTATNTGDQQYNTVRQQLVTQQIPQVTIAGNNNYQTTANMVGETETSFLDRYLRQQQQQPVTTQATTTTSMVSNNNNGVGVTQQQPGTIAIQSLQPTTATTSTTNGVVNGYKSNTTAIHSCLTVDLPSPDSGIGDTTTATPRQETTTTTIPQIFEYTGLTAAQQTPTLLPVVTAAAATDLTSVAVVATPTVSSSSSAPSSVTSPTSIGSVANVTTPTAAGTPAAVTKSASRRSWHEYGRNSDIDKIQIPKLFSDIGFKYFLESPISTSQRREDDRVTYINKGQFYGITMEYINDPDKPLKNGTVKSIVMLVFREEKTQDEEVKAWQFWHSRQHSVKQRILDADTKNSSGIVGPIEEVAHNAIAFYWNPLEGQAKVNIAVQCLSTDFSNQKGVKGLPLHLQVDTFDDIREGSTPVHRGYCQIKVFCDKGAERKTRDEERRAAKRKMNATGNIVSDGRKKIEEMYHPTCDRSEFYSMSDLMKPPVLFTPSEDIDKVITTGDINFYGHTSTDIGYDTDSGALPSISTNIPLTTLHPCERTDQSLVCDMPIACPPKKIKLERYPSLNDRVLLYAKQENEEVFHPLHLVPPTLVGLAWAIENKYKLEAKNIRNIYKRCKKGITVQMDDDMVKHYSHEDTVLLEVHQIDAETHDITLVEYDTC, from the exons GTTCGGTGGTAACCACAATGCTCAACATAAACGGCTCATCAGCCGATATTGTACAACATCTTGGTGGCCATCAttcacataataataataataataataatcatcatcatcatcatcatcatctttatcataataataatcatcatcatatgaataataataataataatcatcatcatcaaacaaatggatcatcaacaacatcaataacatcaacaacgacacCTGTATCGGCAATTACAGTACCTGCGTCAGCCACCGTACAATCATTATATGATTTTTATAAAATacccgttgttgttgatggtattggaggtgttggtggtggtggtggtggtgttggtaaAACAGCCGGTATTACATTGATTACATCCGATGGTAAAAATATAACCGATGCAGCAGCCCTACAAGAAATGGTTTGGAG TGCTGTACCTGTATCAGCAGTTAGTACGACCGACGGTGTATTACAGAATGCAACTATTGTAACAACAAGTGGTTCATTAGCTGCTACTTCTGCtgtcacatcatcatcatcatcatcgtcttcgccatcatcaacatcgacgataacaacgacaacgaataataatcaacataacgatgatgatcatcgacaacaacaacaacaacaagaattaaGTTCATTGAATggacataataataataataatattcaatcaccacaatcatcaccTTTGATTGTTAAACTTGAACAAGCAAAAAATCATCTAATTGTTACAGCAGCCGGAAATAGTCTAAGTAGTGATAATAGTGGTTTAGTGGTTAATCAAAATGGTACGGTTACCATAGCCGGCAGTGGtggccaacaacaagaatcgcaaccaaccacaacaaataataatggtcaatCACAAACTATTATTGTAACTACAACGCCAAGTCAACAACATTCACAGCAACAGCTTCAAAACGGACAACAACGAACGACAGCATCAGTATTACATGGAACGGAACTAGTTCATATAAAAACGGAACCAACATCGACAACCGGAACGATattacaacaaacaaatgataatagtgTTGTGCATATAAAACctgaatcaacaacagcatcaacagcaacaacaacagtattACAACATGTAAATGAAGTTGTGCatataaaaaatgaaccatTAGATACattaccaccattatcatcaccaggACAAATGGTTGATGTAATATCGGCaaataatgttgatcatAGCCGTGAATTGGAGCCATCACCACCGGCCACCGTAATATCATTAGCACCGGCACAACCTTATccaccaaataataataataataataataacaatgctACACCAACACAATTAACATTTGCAACATCAGCATATGATCTATCCGGTAATGGACAGTATGCATTACAG GTGAATGCCAATACGGCTTTAGCACCTCAATATGCAGTCACACCAACGGCAACAGCTGCCGCACGTACAACAAATGGTGGAACCGTTTATCTTACCACTGATTATATTACATATCGTGAATATTATCCAACCAATGCTAATGGAATTCAacctcaacaacaaccacagcAGATTATCGTTACAACGAATCCGGCTGCAACTGCAATGACCGCTGGTACTGCCACTAATACAGGCGATCAACAATATAATACGGTTAGACAACAGTTAGTCACTCAACAAATACCGCAAGTAACAATAGCcggaaataataattatcaaacaaCGGCTAATATGGTTGGTGAAACGGAAACATCGTTTTTGGATCGATATCtgcgacaacaacagcagcaaccaGTAACAACAcaggcaacaacaacaacatcgatggtcagtaataataacaatggtgTTGGCGttacacaacaacagcccGGTACAATTGCTATACAATCATTACAAccaacaacagcgacaacatcaacaacaaatggtgTGGTGAATGGCTATAAATCTAATACAACAGCAATACATAGTTGTTTAACTGTTGATTTGCCATCCCCAGATAGCGGAATTGGAGATACGACAACAGCAACGCCTAGACAAgagacgacgacaacaacaattccaCAA ATATTCGAATATACTGGTCTAACAGCCGCTCAGCAGACGCCAACATTATTACCGGTTGTTACAGCAGCTGCTGCAACTGATTTAACATCCGTTGCTGTGGTAGCTACACCAAccgtttcatcatcatcatccgcaCCATCATCGGTTACATCACCAACATCGATTGGTTCAGTGGCAAATGTAACAACACCCACCGCTGCAGGAACGCCAGCAGCCGTAACCAAATCAGCAAGTCGTCGATCATGGCATGAATATGGCCGAAATTCAGATATCGATAAAATACAGATACCTAAATT ATTTTCTGATATTggtttcaaatattttcttgAATCACCAATATCGACCAGTCAACGACGTGAAGATGATCGTGTTACCTATATAAACAAAGGACAATTTTATGGTATTACAATGGAATATATTAATGATCCAGATAAACCATTGAAAAATGGAACGGTTAAA TCAATTGTTATGTTAGTGTTTCGTGAGGAAAAAACCCAAGACGAAGAGGTGAAAGCATGGCAATTTTGGCATAGTCGTCAACATAGTGTTAAACAACGTATATTAGATGCTGATACGAAAAATTCATCCGGTATTGTTGGTCCAATCGAAGAAGTGGCACATAATGCCATTGCATTCTATTGGAATCCATTGGAAGGACAAGCTAAAGTGAATATTGCCGTACAATGTTTAAGTACGGATTTTAGTAATCAAAAAGGAGTCAAA GGTCTTCCCTTACATCTACAAGTAGatacatttgatgatattcgTGAAGGAAGTACACCGGTTCATCGTGGCTATTGTCAGATTAAAGTTTTTTGTGATAAG GGAGCTGAAAGAAAAACACGTGATGAAGAACGACGTGCAGCTAAACGTAAAATGAATGCAACTGGAA ATATTGTTTCAGATGGACGTaagaaaattgaagaaatgtATCATCCAACATGTGATCGTtcagaattttattcaatgagCGACCTGATGAAACCACCGGTTCTATTCACACCAAGTGAAGATATTGACAAAGTA ATAACAACTGGAgatattaatttttatgGCCATACAAGCACCGATATTGGATATGATACTGATTCTGGTGCCCTGCCATCGATCAGTACAAATATTCCATTAACCACTTTACATCCTTG TGAACGAACCGATCAATCATTAGTATGTGATATGCCGATTGCCTGTCCACCTAAAAAGATTAAATTGGAACGTTATCCCAGTCTTAATGATCGAG TTTTGCTATATGCTAAACAAGAAAACGAAGAGGTATTTCATCCACTTCATCTAGTACCACCAACATTGGTCGGCCTTGCATGGGCG attgaaaataaatataaattagaAGCGAAAAATATTCGTAATATTTATAAACGTTGTAAAAAAGG aaTCACTGTacaaatggatgatgatatggttAAACATTATTCACATGAAGATACTGTACTATTGGAAGTACATCAAATTGATGCCGAAACACATGATATAACACTTGTCGAATATGATAcctgttga